The DNA window GTTGCGGGTCGCCGACGGCGATGCCGATTTTCCCTTTGATGTCTCCGACAAGGTCTTTACCATCGTGGCCAACGAGGTCAGCAATGAATATCTGGAATTGATCGCACCCAACGGCACGGAGAAATGGGCGGCTAATTCCCTCCAGCACGTCAAATGGATTTCATACAATATGGCCAACAAAGTGCATCTGGATCTCAGCCTCGACAACGGCAATACCTGGCAGCGCGTTCTCAGCGATCAACCGGCCAACGGTTACATCAATTGGATCGTGCCCAACACGCCGGCGCAAAAATGCAAGATGCGCGTGCTGGATGCGCTGGATGGTTCGCCTCTGTCCTCCAGTGCGAATTCTTTCAGTATTGTGGCAGCTGGAACGCCTGAGGAAAATCCAACACCGGTCCCACCCGGAAACTATGCTCTGTCGTTCGACGGCTTGAACGACCTGCTGCAGATCGCCAATCACCCCTCCTTGAATATCAGCAATGCGTTCACCATCGAGTTCTGGTTGAAAACCGACAAACCCGCACAGAACTGGGCTCGTATCCTGGAGAAGTGTATGTGGGATGAGTACAGCGTGAGCTTTTATTCCACCAAGGGGAAACTGTGCGCCTCATTGGTTACGCCTATTCCCTCGTCCACACCGCGTATGGTAGTCACTCATGGACCCTCCACAACGTCCTTGAATGCGAACACCTGGTACCATGTGGCGGTGACCTTTGATGGAGCGGCGGCCAAGCTGTACATCAACGGCAAGCTGGAAACATCCAAAGAACTAACTGCGGTGGCGCCCAGATCCCTGAGTCAGAACTTGATCATCGGCGCGGCCTGCCGTGCTGATCAGTCCTATTATCCGTTCAAGGGCGTCCTGGATGAGGTACGGTTGTGGAACGTCGCCCGCACCAGTCAACAGATCGGCGCGGCCATGAATGCAACGATGGTCGGAGATGAATCCGGCTTGGTCGCCTGTTATTCCTTCGATGAAGGGTCCGGCCAGTACGCCGGAGATCGAACGGCCAATGCCAACCACGGATGGTTAGGTGGTTCGAATTTGATCGAACAGGGTGATCCGACCTGGGTTGTCAGCGATCGACCGGCCGTCGTACCTTCCCTTCAGCCGGCCGCTCCGCTGGCCCAAGAGCCGGAGAACGCGAATTTGCAGCCGAAAAATTTTGCCCTCCACGCCAATTATCCCAATCCATTCAACAGCCAGACTACCATCCGATTTGTTCTCCCGGAAAGCCGTCCGGTTCGTCTGGCTATCTATGATGTCTCGGGAAGATTGGTTAAAACGCTGGCCAAAGGCTCGTGCAACGCCGGAGAGCACAGCGTGGTTTGGGATGGACTGAATGAGATGGGTGAAGTCATTTCCAGCGGCGTTTATTTTTATTGTATCACCGCCGGCGATTGGAGCGCAACCCGACGTCTGGTGATGGTCAAATAAGGAAAAGACCATGGGGGATTCCGCTTCTCGTCCCCTCTGCCCGGGGTGATAGGCATTAAACATCAACCAAAATTTTTCCGCAGGTTTGCGTCAGGATGGCCTTCTTCATCGACCATCCTGACGCAATTTTTTTCAGCGGCTCAGAGCGCCTGAACCGGTGGTTGGGCGTCGACGGGGGAAAGCCGGCTGGAATTACTGGCTCAATCGGTGCAGATGCTCCAGCAGCTCTTTTACTTCCGTCGAGTCCAATTTCTCGTCCCGCAGGGCGTATTTAAATTCCAGGGCAATTTTTTTAACCTCTGCAGAGTCAATTTGACCGGCTTGGAATTTGGCGACCAGTTTGGTGAAATCCTCATGCACCTGTTCCTTGGACACCGAAGCCGGGAGCTCTTTGAGGATCAGGCTTTCCACCTGCGGTAGGCTTTTTTCGATCATCAGATTGGCCAGCTTGGCCCGGTTCACGTACAGGTAGGCGGCGGCCACCACGATCAGGATCAGCACCGTCAACCCCAGAAACATAAAGGCTTTTTTCATGGTTCTCCTCCCGATTGCTCCAACCTGAGGCGCTGAAAGCCCCGGTCAGAAGGATTTTAAGGCCTAATTTGTTCAAATACAATAAAAAAATTAGCCGGCGGACCAGAGAATTTATTTGCATGTATGCTTTATTTTTAGTAGATTAAAAAGCTAGATTTATGCTTTTATCGAAATAGGAGAGGAGGTCGAATCTTTCATGCCGGGCGTTCGGGTACGTGACAACGAAACGTTTGAAAAAGCACTGCGTCGTTTTACCAAAGCTTGCGAAAAAGCGGGTTTGATGTCGGATATCAAAAAGCATCAGCATTTTGAAAAACCCAGCGAGCGTAAAAAACGCAAAATCAATCAGGCTCGCCGCAAAATGCGTAAGCTGCAGATGATGGAAAGATAACCTTATTTTTTCGCGACCATCCGTGCGGAGGACTTGATGAGCATTCTGGAACGGCTGACGGAAGATATGAAAGAGGCGATGAAAAACGGGGATAAAGAACGTTTATCCACCATTCGTCTGCTTCGTGGTCAGATCAAGGATGCCGAGATCAATAAACGAGCCGCCCTGTCCGAAGAGGAAGAACTGGCGGTGCTGACCAACGCCGCTAAAAAACGGAAGGAATCCATCGAGGCCTTTACCAGCGCCCAGCGCGACGATTTGGCGGCGAAGGAAAAGGCCGAACTGGAGGTGATTCAAGCCTATCTGCCTTCACCCCTGAGCAACGCAGAGATCGAAGCCATCGTGCAACAGGCGCTCGCTGAGAGCGGCGCCCAGACGATCAAAGATCTCGGCAAGGTGATGCAGCTGGTTGTGCCTAAAACCAAGGGGAGAGCCGACGGAAAGATGGTGACGGATCTGGTGCGGAACAAGTTGAGTCTTTAGGACGAGTTGGTTGAAACCGAAAAAAGTGAATAAGGCCTCCGCCTATTCACTTTTTTCATTTAATTTATCGGCCGGGTGTTCCCTCCACTTAAGATGGCCTTATGAATGCCTTGGATGTTCTCATCTTTATTGCGTTGGTCTATTTCGTCTACAAGGGAGCGCAGAACGGACTATACGGCGAACTGCTCGGCATGACCGGCTGGTTGATCGCCGCCATCCTTTCACTGCGATACGGCGCCTGGGCCTCCCGCAGACTGGAGAATTACCTACAACTGCCGGAGATGGCCTACACGGTGTTAGGTTACGCCGCGGTGCTCCTGGCGGTCCGCCTGCTGCTGCAGATTCTGTTGACCGGCCTGAGAAAGGGCATGGATCCTAAAACCCACGACTCGTTCAACAAACTGATGGGCGCGGTCATCGGTTTTGCCAAAGGCGCTTTTCTGGTGAGCATCTTTGTTTTGGCGCTTTCCATCATGCCGCTGGGCGAACGGGTGAAAAGCTATGAATACCGCTCGAACCTGTTTCCCCATATGAAAAAATTCGCCCAAGTGATTCTGCGCAATGTCGTTTATTTTGTTCCACAGACCAAACCCACTGCACCGGCTCCGTCCAAAGCGCCCACTGCAGCTAAACCTGCCTAGTTCGGATTTTTATCGTGCAAACCGTTTTAGAAGTACTTGAATACGATCGCGTTCTGGAAAAGCTGGCAGGCTATGCCAACTCGGTTCTCGGAGCAGAACTTTGTCAGGCCGTCCGACCCATGGACGATGTGCAAGCATTGCGCACCAGCCTGGCCCAGACCACAGAGCTGCGCGCGATCCTGGATTTTGATCAAGCCGTGCCCTTTTCCTCGTTTCCGGATCTGCGGCCGGTGTTGAAAAAGCTGGCGGTCGTGGGCAGCTCCTTGTCCGCTGAATCGCTGGTGGCGGTGGGCCAGACCTGCCAGCTGGTCCGACGTCTGTCCCGTTACTTTGCCGGTCGTGAAGAAAAGATCCCGCATCTGAAGGCTCTGACCTCAGAGCTGTTGCCGCTGGAAAAATTGGAAAAAGAGATCAGCCGCTGCATCGACGAAGAGTCCTTTGACATCCGCGATGAGGCCAGCGAAGCGCTCGCGTCCATCCGCCGGCAGATCATTCGCGCGCAGGCTAACACACGCCGCAAAATGGAAGGCATGGTCAAGTCCTTCAGCAGCCAGGGCGTGCTGCAGGAAAATCTGATCACCATGCGCAACGGCCGCATGGTGCTGGTCATCAAGGACGAGTACAAGCGCAAGGTGCAGGGCCTGGTTCACGACCGCTCTGCTTCGGGCCTGAGTTATTTTATCGAACCGTTCGAGACCGTGGAGGACAATAACCGTGTCCGCGAGCTTTTAGGTCAGGAGGCGGAGGAGATCGAACGCATTTTAGCCAGCCTATCGGACTTGGCACGTTCGCATCGGGAGGCGCTGCAGAGCAATTTTTATTCGCTCGGCCGACTGGACCTGGTCTATGCCAAGGCGGCGTTCTCGCGCACACTGCAGGCGTTGGAGCCGGAGATCGTGGAGGAGACGTTTATCTATCTCGCCCAGGCGCGGCATCCGCTGCTGCTGTTGCGCCTGGGCGCCGCGGCGGTCACGCCCATGCAGATCGAACTGGGCCGCGAGAACAACACCGTGATCATCAGCGGCCCCAACGCCGGCGGTAAAACCGTGGCGCTCAAGACCGTGGGCCTGCTGGTGCTGATGGCGCGCAGCGGTTTGCACATTCCCGCTTCGCCGCTGTCCCAAATCGGTTCCATCGATCGCGTGTTTGCCGTGATCGGCGATCAACAATCCATCGAAGCGGATCTGTCCAGCTTTTCCTCCCATCTTTTGTCCCTGAAAGAGATCGATGAGCAGGCCGGCCGGCAAAGCCTGGTGCTGGTGGATGAAATCGGCGCCGGCACCGATCCAGAGGAGGGCATGGCGCTGGCCATCGCTCTGCTGAAAAAATTGACCGCCATCGGCGCCCTGTCCATGGTCACGACCCATCACAGTGTGCTAAAAACCTTTGCCTATCAAAACGAAAAGACCGCCAACGCTTCCATGGAGTTTGATCTGACCACACTCAAACCCACCTACCGTTTTCGCATCGGCATTCCGGGGTCCAGCTATGCCTTTGAGATCGCCCGGCGCATCGGCGTTTCCGAGCAGCTGATCGCCGAATCGCGCAGCCTGGTGGGCGAGCAGAAAGACCGGCTGGAGGGGTTGATCCTGGAGCTGGAGGCCAAGATTCAGCGACAGCAGAAACTGGCGGAAGCGGCTGATCTGAAAGAGGCTGAGTACCGCGGCCTGGCCAAGCTTTATCACGAGCGCACCGAGACGCTGCGCAAGGAGGAGAAACAGCTCAAACGCAAGGCGGCTGAGGAGGCGCAGGAGATCCTGGCCTCTGCCAACAGCACGGTCGAACAGATCATCCGCGAAATTAAAAACAGCCAAGCAGAGACCGAGGCGATCCGCGCCGGCAAACAGGCGCTGGCGGAACAGCGGACGAGGGTGGAAAAAATCGTCGAGCAGACCCGCGAAGAACCGGCGGCAGCCAGCGGTGAAATTAAACTGGGCGATCGGGTGTTGTGGAAAGGGATCGCCAGCCCGGCAGTGTTGATCTCAGAGCCGGATAAACAGGGAAGGGTGCTGCTCCAGGCCGATGGCTTGAAACTGAAAGCGCCCTTTGATGAGCTGGTACCGGCCACCCGCTCCGAGCTGCGGCGGGCCGGGTCTGTGCGCGTGCAGCTGGACAAGCCGGAGGGTTTCAAGACCGAACTGGACTTGCGCGGTCAACGCGCCGACGAGGCGCTGGAGAATGTGGAGAGGTTCTTCGACGAGGCGCTGCTGGTCGGATTTCATGAATTGCGCATCA is part of the bacterium genome and encodes:
- the rpsU gene encoding 30S ribosomal protein S21; the encoded protein is MPGVRVRDNETFEKALRRFTKACEKAGLMSDIKKHQHFEKPSERKKRKINQARRKMRKLQMMER
- a CDS encoding T9SS type A sorting domain-containing protein, coding for MRRVLLLLLAFGLLQGSIWAGAGRTLQLQSLQQQSLQPAEPLVLAWPATPFHESVHIYFSADQGRSWWMMARELRNTGSFSTFVPASPGQAIFKVVDSKSGELIMSSQAALTIQAPVTAATQLVTLEAESGMLSGPMKIVMDGQAFNNQCVSGYNVNRRGSVEFIVNVPVAGTYAIWARVLGKNDVANSFFASVDNQTEFLWDLKKNNQWNWDCISDRGATGTYEGNAEVDPVLFSLTAGPHLLRIRNREKLTLLDQIRITNDLSHAVTAEPERWLGVLAPSHAQIIAFGHPFEIKWESKNVPGLVNIDLSRDQGTTFAFPIVHNTENDGSYIWNVPKGLIIGKCVIRIQAVNNNGLPQDASDGYFAIIDPSTDRRTIIVQNPNGGETLVAGQTCFTRWTTKNYWGKVNVYFSHDNGASWQTIAYNRDTAKEQFTFDWIVPNTPTTQALLRVADGDADFPFDVSDKVFTIVANEVSNEYLELIAPNGTEKWAANSLQHVKWISYNMANKVHLDLSLDNGNTWQRVLSDQPANGYINWIVPNTPAQKCKMRVLDALDGSPLSSSANSFSIVAAGTPEENPTPVPPGNYALSFDGLNDLLQIANHPSLNISNAFTIEFWLKTDKPAQNWARILEKCMWDEYSVSFYSTKGKLCASLVTPIPSSTPRMVVTHGPSTTSLNANTWYHVAVTFDGAAAKLYINGKLETSKELTAVAPRSLSQNLIIGAACRADQSYYPFKGVLDEVRLWNVARTSQQIGAAMNATMVGDESGLVACYSFDEGSGQYAGDRTANANHGWLGGSNLIEQGDPTWVVSDRPAVVPSLQPAAPLAQEPENANLQPKNFALHANYPNPFNSQTTIRFVLPESRPVRLAIYDVSGRLVKTLAKGSCNAGEHSVVWDGLNEMGEVISSGVYFYCITAGDWSATRRLVMVK
- a CDS encoding GatB/YqeY domain-containing protein: MSILERLTEDMKEAMKNGDKERLSTIRLLRGQIKDAEINKRAALSEEEELAVLTNAAKKRKESIEAFTSAQRDDLAAKEKAELEVIQAYLPSPLSNAEIEAIVQQALAESGAQTIKDLGKVMQLVVPKTKGRADGKMVTDLVRNKLSL
- a CDS encoding CvpA family protein is translated as MNALDVLIFIALVYFVYKGAQNGLYGELLGMTGWLIAAILSLRYGAWASRRLENYLQLPEMAYTVLGYAAVLLAVRLLLQILLTGLRKGMDPKTHDSFNKLMGAVIGFAKGAFLVSIFVLALSIMPLGERVKSYEYRSNLFPHMKKFAQVILRNVVYFVPQTKPTAPAPSKAPTAAKPA
- a CDS encoding endonuclease MutS2: MQTVLEVLEYDRVLEKLAGYANSVLGAELCQAVRPMDDVQALRTSLAQTTELRAILDFDQAVPFSSFPDLRPVLKKLAVVGSSLSAESLVAVGQTCQLVRRLSRYFAGREEKIPHLKALTSELLPLEKLEKEISRCIDEESFDIRDEASEALASIRRQIIRAQANTRRKMEGMVKSFSSQGVLQENLITMRNGRMVLVIKDEYKRKVQGLVHDRSASGLSYFIEPFETVEDNNRVRELLGQEAEEIERILASLSDLARSHREALQSNFYSLGRLDLVYAKAAFSRTLQALEPEIVEETFIYLAQARHPLLLLRLGAAAVTPMQIELGRENNTVIISGPNAGGKTVALKTVGLLVLMARSGLHIPASPLSQIGSIDRVFAVIGDQQSIEADLSSFSSHLLSLKEIDEQAGRQSLVLVDEIGAGTDPEEGMALAIALLKKLTAIGALSMVTTHHSVLKTFAYQNEKTANASMEFDLTTLKPTYRFRIGIPGSSYAFEIARRIGVSEQLIAESRSLVGEQKDRLEGLILELEAKIQRQQKLAEAADLKEAEYRGLAKLYHERTETLRKEEKQLKRKAAEEAQEILASANSTVEQIIREIKNSQAETEAIRAGKQALAEQRTRVEKIVEQTREEPAAASGEIKLGDRVLWKGIASPAVLISEPDKQGRVLLQADGLKLKAPFDELVPATRSELRRAGSVRVQLDKPEGFKTELDLRGQRADEALENVERFFDEALLVGFHELRIIHGKGAGKLRSAIKEYLRTHPAVKQWRLGNWNEGDSGVTIVELK